Sequence from the Enhydrobacter sp. genome:
CGGATGGGATTGAGCGCTGTGCGCGGATTCTGGAAGATCATCGACAGCTCGCGGCCGCGCAGCTCGGCGAACTCGCGCTCGTTCAGCGCCAGCAGATCCTGGCCGCCGAACATCGCCCTGCCCGACGTGACCTTGCCGGCCGGATCGAGGATACCCATGACGGCGAAGGCGGTGACCGACTTGCCCGAGCCCGATTCGCCGACCAGCGCCACCGTCTCGCCCTTGTCGACCGCGAAGCCGACATGGTCGAGCACCCTGACGGTGCCCGAGCGGGTGCGGAACTCGACCGAGAGATCCTCGACGGCGAGCGCGGGGACGGCGACATCCGTCATGTCCGCATTCTCGGGTCGATGATGTCGCGCAGGCCATCGCCCAGCAGGTTGAAGCAGAACACCGCGAGCATCAGCGTCGCGCCGGGGAACAGCGCGATCCACCACTCGCCCGACTGGATGAAGTTGGCGCCCTCGGCGACCATGATGCCCCATTCCGGATCGGGCGGGCGCACGCCCAGCCCGATGAAGGAGAGGCCCGCCGCGTTGAGGATGGCGTAACCCATGGTGAGCGACATCTGCACCATCATGATCGGCATGATGTTGGGCAGGACATGGCCCAGCAGCACGCGCGCCTCGCCGTTGCCCGAGAGGCGCGCCGCCTCGACGTAGCCCGCCTCGCGCCGCACGTTGGCCTCGGCACGCGCGACGCGGGCATAGAGCGGGAAATTGATGATCGCCGTGGCGATCACGATGTTCGTGACCTTGTTGCCGAGGGCGGCGACGATGCCCATGGCAAGCACGAACAGCGGGAACGCCATGATCGTGTCGGCGACGCGGCCGACGACACGATCCGTCCAGCCGCCGAAGTAGCCCGCCGCGACGCCCGACAGCGCGCCCAGCAGAAACGCCAGGATCACCGAGGCGAAGGCGATGGAAAGGTCGAGCCGCGTCGCCACCAGCACGCGGCTGAAGATATCGCGGCCGAGCTGGTCGGTGCCGAACCAGTGCGCGGCCGAGGGCGGCTGGAGCGCCATCGCCGCGTTGCTGGCCAGCGGATCGTAGGGCGCGATCAGCGGCCCGAACATGGCGGCGACCAGGAACAGCGCAAACAGGGTGAAGGCGAAGCCCGTCACCGGGTTCTCCGACAGCACGTAGCGGGCATGACGCAGCAGCGGCAGCATCAGACGTCCAGCCGCACGCGCGGGTCGACCAGGCCGTAGAGCAGGTCGATCGCGAGGTTGAGCGCGATGTAGAGCACCGCCATCGCCAGCACGAAGCCCTGCACCGGCGCATAGTCCGAGGTGATCAGCGCGTTGACGGCGTAGAGGCCGATGCCCGGCCAGGCGAACACCGTCTCGACCAGCACGTTGGCGCCGAGCAGGAAGGAAAACACCATGCCAAGCACGGTGATGACCGGCAGGACGGCGTTGCGGAAGGCATAGGTGAAAACGACGGTGCGGCCGGCGAGCCCACTCGCGCGCGCGGTGCGGATGAAGTCGCTGCCCAGCACCGACAGCATCGAGCCGCGGGTCATGCGGGCGAGCGGCGCCAGCGAGAAGATCGCCATCGAGATCGCCGGCAGCGCGAGCTGGCTGAGGGCGCCGCGGAACGCCTCCATGTCGCCGACGATCAGCGAGTCGATCAGGTAGAAGCCGGTGATGTCGGGCGGCGCCGAGAGGAAGACGTCGAGCCGTCCGGTCGGCGCCGGCGCGATCTGCAGCAGGTAGTAGAAGACGTAGGCGAACAGCAGGCCGGTGAAGAACACCGGCAGCGACACGCCGGCGGTGGTGACGACGCGGCAGAGATGGTCGATCCACGTGCCCTGCTTCACCGCGGCGAGAACGCCGAGCGGGATGGCGATCAGCACGGCGATCAGCAGCGCGCACAAGGTGAGCTCGGCCGAGGCCGGCAGGCGCGTGGCGATCTCGGTCACCACGGGCTGGCCGGTGGAGAGCGAATGGCCGAGATTGCCCTGGGCGAGATCGACGATATAGGCGACGAACTGCTCGGGCAGCGACTTGTCGAGCCCGAGCTTGGCGCGGATCTCCTCGACCGCCTGCGGACTGGCGGCGAGGCCGGCGAAATAGGCCGCCGGATCGCCCGGCAGCAGGCGGGTCAGCATGAAGGTGACGACGACGACCCCGATGATGCTCGGGATCGCCGTCATCAGCCGCGAAAGAAGGAGCTTCAGCACCCTTGGGCCGTGACGTGTGCGGCTTAACTCTTCACCAGCTGCCGGTAGTCGAGCTGGCGATGGAACCAGTAGCGGTAGCCGGTGACGTTCTTCTGCATCGCCACGTTGAGCAGCGGCTGGTAGATCGGCACGCGCGGCACGTCCTCGAAGGCGATGTCGACGAAACCCCTGACCGCCTCCTCGTACTCCTTGCCCGTGGTGAAGCGCGCCTTGTCGATCAGCGCGTCCATCGCCGGGTTCTTGTAGGACATCGTGTTGAAGACGGCGT
This genomic interval carries:
- a CDS encoding ABC transporter permease, whose product is MLPLLRHARYVLSENPVTGFAFTLFALFLVAAMFGPLIAPYDPLASNAAMALQPPSAAHWFGTDQLGRDIFSRVLVATRLDLSIAFASVILAFLLGALSGVAAGYFGGWTDRVVGRVADTIMAFPLFVLAMGIVAALGNKVTNIVIATAIINFPLYARVARAEANVRREAGYVEAARLSGNGEARVLLGHVLPNIMPIMMVQMSLTMGYAILNAAGLSFIGLGVRPPDPEWGIMVAEGANFIQSGEWWIALFPGATLMLAVFCFNLLGDGLRDIIDPRMRT
- a CDS encoding ABC transporter permease, with product MTAIPSIIGVVVVTFMLTRLLPGDPAAYFAGLAASPQAVEEIRAKLGLDKSLPEQFVAYIVDLAQGNLGHSLSTGQPVVTEIATRLPASAELTLCALLIAVLIAIPLGVLAAVKQGTWIDHLCRVVTTAGVSLPVFFTGLLFAYVFYYLLQIAPAPTGRLDVFLSAPPDITGFYLIDSLIVGDMEAFRGALSQLALPAISMAIFSLAPLARMTRGSMLSVLGSDFIRTARASGLAGRTVVFTYAFRNAVLPVITVLGMVFSFLLGANVLVETVFAWPGIGLYAVNALITSDYAPVQGFVLAMAVLYIALNLAIDLLYGLVDPRVRLDV